The following are encoded together in the Proteiniphilum saccharofermentans genome:
- a CDS encoding RNA-binding domain-containing protein has translation MSIKEIIKQPEGRRLEFKETLPENADLANTIIAFANDAGGELYIGVRNDPREIVGLPEEELVKIEEQISNIIFDRCYPAILPDITFLTEDDKHIIRVTVYRGSALPYYRKDKGKLKGTYIRVGSSNRLADEEIIAELERRKRNISFDSELVMDKPARELNIENFKQEYQDKTGEALDTQALRKLELVKKVNGTEYPTNALVLFSDDELRRSLFPFVKVECARFKGVTSEEFIDQKSILTNIATQAEEAYNFVLRHINKGAVVEGIYTVSRWEYPVKAIRETIRNAVVHRDLSLSGKDIKVAIYDDMVEITSPGLLPPSIDYAAMESRQSDARNKVIAPVFKRMGIIDQWGNGLKLIADELKEYPQIEFRWKETGLSFQVQFVKLNYISEQEQQELGQELQGELQQELQQELQQELQQELYNPTLYSEVLFKIVDAPLSRKEISEALGQKQVSGQLYKILAKLTKDKLIENTIPGNKNHPKQKLRITKRGIIFLELLKK, from the coding sequence AGGTGAACTGTATATTGGTGTTCGGAATGATCCGAGAGAAATTGTCGGACTTCCGGAGGAAGAGCTTGTGAAAATTGAGGAGCAGATCAGCAATATTATATTTGATCGGTGTTATCCGGCAATTTTACCGGATATCACTTTTCTGACAGAAGATGACAAGCATATTATACGGGTAACGGTGTATCGTGGTAGTGCGTTGCCTTATTATCGGAAAGACAAGGGAAAGCTGAAAGGAACTTATATTCGGGTTGGTTCATCTAATCGATTGGCAGATGAGGAAATCATAGCGGAATTGGAGCGCAGGAAACGAAACATATCATTCGATAGTGAACTGGTAATGGATAAGCCTGCAAGAGAGTTAAACATTGAGAATTTCAAGCAGGAATATCAGGATAAAACCGGAGAGGCTCTGGACACGCAAGCCCTTCGTAAGTTGGAACTTGTCAAAAAGGTGAATGGAACGGAATACCCGACGAATGCTTTGGTCTTATTCTCTGATGATGAGCTTCGTCGTTCACTGTTTCCTTTTGTCAAGGTGGAATGTGCAAGATTCAAAGGAGTTACTTCGGAAGAATTTATTGATCAGAAAAGCATTTTGACCAATATCGCTACACAAGCGGAGGAAGCCTATAATTTTGTGTTGCGCCATATAAACAAAGGTGCTGTTGTGGAGGGGATTTATACCGTTTCCCGTTGGGAATATCCGGTAAAAGCGATAAGAGAAACCATCCGGAATGCCGTGGTTCATAGGGATCTATCCCTTTCCGGAAAAGATATTAAAGTGGCTATTTATGACGATATGGTCGAAATAACAAGTCCGGGGCTTTTACCTCCTTCGATTGATTATGCTGCCATGGAGAGTAGGCAGAGTGATGCCCGCAACAAAGTTATCGCACCTGTTTTCAAACGAATGGGAATTATTGATCAATGGGGGAATGGATTGAAGCTTATAGCCGATGAATTGAAAGAATATCCTCAAATCGAATTTCGCTGGAAAGAAACGGGATTATCTTTTCAGGTGCAGTTTGTGAAACTGAATTATATTTCAGAGCAAGAGCAGCAAGAATTAGGGCAAGAGTTGCAGGGGGAGTTGCAGCAGGAGTTACAGCAGGAGTTACAGCAGGAGTTGCAGCAGGAGTTATATAACCCTACATTATATTCTGAAGTACTATTCAAAATAGTAGATGCGCCTCTTTCTCGAAAAGAAATTTCGGAAGCTCTTGGTCAGAAACAAGTTTCAGGCCAATTATATAAGATATTAGCTAAGTTGACAAAAGATAAACTCATAGAGAATACTATTCCGGGAAATAAAAATCATCCGAAACAAAAACTTCGTATAACCAAACGGGGCATCATCTTTTTAGAGTTATTGAAAAAGTGA